The following DNA comes from Oligoflexia bacterium.
TGCTTAAACGTTGATCAGGATGCAATTGAATTTTTTCATTGCGTTTGACTTGCTTTAACAACTTGTCCATGTTGATTGGTGCTTTATCACTAAATTCAATACTTGGACCTTCATCGGAGATCCGTAAAACACTTACACCACAATTTTTGGCTACAATTTTAAGCTGAATAACCTCAACTAAGTTTTCAACTGTTCTTGGAATGGGTCCAAACCTATCTCTTACTTCAGCAACCAAGCTTTCCAAAGCTTGTTCATCTTTGGCTGCAGAAAAGCGTTTATACAAAACCAGCCTCTCGCCTGTATCTCTAACATATTCTTCCGGAAAATAGGCTGGTAGTGTTGTTTGAATTTCTGGCTCAATCTCTTCTTCTGTTTGACTTTCTCCTTTAAGTTTACGCACTTCTCTTTCTAATAAAGACGCATACAACTCAAAACCAATTTCTGCTGCATGTCCTGACTGAGCAGAACCCAACATATTCCCCGCTCCTCTGATTTCCAAATCATGCATAGCAATTTTTAAGCCTGACCCTAAATCTGTAAATCTTTGCAAGGCTCTTAAACGCTTTAAAGCATCACTGCTGATGATGTCTTCTCCAGGTATCATCAAATAGGTATAGGCTTCTTTGTCTGAGCGACCTACTCTTCCTCGCAGCTGATACAGTTGCGCTAAACCAAAACAATCAGCTCTATTGATAATCATGGTATTGGCATTGGGAACATCTACCCCAGATTCAATGATGGTTGTACTTAACAAAACATCAAACTCTTTTTTAATGAAGCCTAACATTTTTTGTTCTAATATTTTTTCATCCATTTGGCCGTGGGCATATTCTATTCTAGCTTCTGGCACCAAAGTCTTTAAATGCAACCATTGTGCATCCATGGTATCTACTCTATTATGCAAGAAAAAAACCTGACCTTTTCTAGCCAGCTCTTTTCTAATAGCATCTCTGATTAATGCATCATCATTTTTGCACAAAAACGTCTTGACAGATTTACGATCTAAAGGAGGTGTGTTGATAATGGATAAGTCTCTAATTCCGGTCATGGATAATTGTAAAGTTCTAGGAATAGGTGTTGCCGTTAAGGTTAAAACATTCACTTGATTGCGATAACTTTTAATAGTTTCCTTATGCTTAACACCAAAACGATGTTCTTCATCTAAAACCAATAAACCTAAATTTTTAAATTTGATGTCTTTGGAAAGCAAGCGATGCGTCCCTACCACTATATCCAATTCACCCTTGGCCAATTGATCTACAATTTTTTTCTGGGCTGCCTTGCTCTGAAAACGACTTAAAAAATCAACCTTAACGGGATAACCCTGCATACGCTCTTTAAAGGTTTCATAATGTTGCTGACACAAAATGGTTGTTGGCACCAATACTGCCGTTTGCTTACCTTCTTCTACCGTTCTAAATGCTGCTCGCAATGCAATTTCAGTTTTACCAAACCCTACATCTCCACAAACCAAGCGATCCATGGGTTTGGAGCTTTCTAAATCTTGCGCAATGTCATCAATGGTCTTAAGCTGATCTGGAGTTTCTTCAAAAGGAAAATCACTTTCAAAGGCTTTATACATTTCATCTGCTGGTTGATAAGCTTTACCTGAAGCCAGTTGTCTCTTAGCATAAAGTTCAATCAGCTCTTGTGCCATTTCTTCAACGGCTTTTTTAGCTTTGGCTTTGGTTTTTTCCCAAGTAGAATTTTGCCCAAGTTTATCTAAGCTCGGTTTACGCCCTTCACCGCCAACATATTTATGAATTCTGTTCAGTCTATAGACGGGTAAGAATAACTTATCTTGACCCGCATATTCTATTTTTAAAAAATCGTTTTCCAGGTTATTGAATTTTATTCGCTCTAAACCTTGATAAACTCCCACCCCATGATCAATATGGACAATATAATCACCTTTACTCAAATCTTGTAAAGAACCAAACTGTTGTGCTTCCTGTACTTTTTGCTGAACAACTTTCTTTTTTGAACCAAAAATATCTTTGCTACTGATAAAAACATCATTGCTGTCTAAATCTACAAAACTTTCTGACAAGCTTCCTAAACACAATACAATATCTTGTACTGTTTTTTTGGTTTCACCCTCAGCCAGTAAAGCAACAGAAAGATCATGGTGTTGCAAAATATTTTTTAATTTATGCGCGTCATTTTCTTGTTCGCAAACAATAAAAATCACCCTTTGTTGATTTTTTTGATCGTCAATCAATTTTAATAAGGGCTTTAAAGGCTCTTGCTTTTTGTGTTCAATTTTTAATGCATGTCTAAGTTTTGCTAGGTCTTGGATGTTTTTTTCAATAACCACATGGTTAAATTGAGCAGTATCTTCATGGCTTAGAATATCTTGTAAAACAAAATGTGTTTTTTCATCCCATAATTTAAAATTTTTTTGAGCTTCAATAAAATGTTCTTGCGGGAAACAACGCACCTCAGCATGGTCCTGCTGATCATTTTTTTCTAACAGCTTATCTTCTAGTTTTTTTTGGCTGCGTTTTAAAACCAATGGATCAACGCTAAGCCAAACTGCGTTTTCATCTTGTTTTATATAATCTAGAATGCTGTGCTGCTGCCCATAAAACACAGGCAGCAAATCATGATAAATGGGTAAAAATTGTTGCTCATCCAAGGCCAACAAAATATTGGTTCTTTTGGATGCTGGTATTTCTCTGGCATCCACATAATTTTTGATATTTTTTCTGGCAAGATCACTGATTGCTTTATTCAATAAAATTTCTGAAGATGGCACAACATCAATTTGCTTAAGCTCATCCAATGACTTTTGATTAAAAACATCAAAACTACGGATGCTTTCAATCTCATCTGCAAAAAATTCTAATCTGTAAGGTACTCTTGCCTGACTTAAAAAAACATCTACAATTGAACCCCGAACAGAAAATTGACCCTTAGCATCCACTTGCGTCACTTGTTCATAGCCAATTGACACCAGGCGTTCAATCAGATGCTCTCTATCTATCTCTTGCTGTACAGATAAGTGTAAACTATTGGATTTTAGTACATCTATAGGGATGGTCACTTGTGATAAGGCCATCACTGGTACAAGAATAATATCGGCTTTTTTGTGCACCAGGGCATGCAAAACCTTTATTCTTTCTTGCATATCACGTTGATCTTCTAAAAAATGTTTAGACTTGAATAAACTCTCTTTTCCGGGATAGGCAAAAACTTTAAGTTTTTTTTGATTATGATGGAACTTTAAAAAAAACTTCAAGTCTTCAAGTAAATTTTGTACTGCGTTTTCATCAGGCAGCAATAAAACATGTTGCTTCCCTGACTGATAGATTTGCTCTAAAAAAGTCTTAGCGTATGCTGGACCCAATAAGCCTGTAAACACTTTTTTCATAAGCTTTGCCTGTATCCCTCATATTGCTGTTCAGGTCAATTGAAAATCTTTGTAAGCTTATCCCTTCAAATGATCTTGATCCTAACAAAAAAGAATGCTCTTACAAAAACAAGCATTGATTAACTTTTTTGCGCCTTCATGTTATGCTGGCGCCTGAATCGTCATGCAATTAATTAACACTGGAAAATATGTTCTTAAGTTTTATTTTTCTGACCCTGGAGCAAGTCCTGCTTGGGTCTCAAAATCCTTTAAATATATTGATAAACTTCCGGATAATGACAGACAGTCTCTTATTGATATTCATTTTAAAAATGACGGCGCAGATGTTCCTTTGGCTTTTATCAATTTAGCAAAATTAGGGTTTTTTGCTTTAGAGAAACGCTTTCAAAACTCTGACCAATCCTTAAAGCTTGAAACCTTGGATGAAGAGTTTGTTATTTTAAAACAAAAAATTGATACTTTCGTTAAAGAAAATAATTTTGGCATGGATAAAATAGAATTTTATCAACATGAAATGGAAAATTTAGAAAAACAACTGAACATGTTTTCTAAAAAATTAAAAGAATCAAAAAGCTTTTTTTATAGAAAAAAAGATAAACATGAAAAACCTGTAAATAAACCTGTTCAAAACAATGAATCTAAAAAATCCAAACCACGCGTCACCTTGTTACTTTTTACTTTATTGATCACTTTAAGTATTGTTTTTCACAAACCCGTCATTACTGCAGTATGGCAAATATTTATTAGATCTAAAGTAGATAATATAAGCACGCAGTTAAAAGTGCTTAACTATGAAATAGACGGAAGACGCTTAACTCTATTTGTTGATGAGAAGGAGTTACAGTCAAAAAAATACCCTGAACTTAAAGATATTTTAGAAAACATGATGCAAAAATCTTTTGCCAATGGTTTTGAAAATTTTGTTGTTAAAACCCCTACAAATAAAATTGTTGCAAAAAATATTTTGGTCAACAACAAGTCTTCACTTTACTTGTTTTATACCCCTGAACAATAAAAATTTTATGTAACTTTTTTACATTCCATATTACTTAAAAGAAAGTTTAAGTAAGCCCAGACATAAACAGAGGCTGTGAACTATTACGCCATCAATTTATATTGATTCAAATGCTAAAGTTCAAACAACCTGCGTTATCCATCAAACAAATAAGAGAGAGTACTCCTAGTCTTCTCAGTCTGTGTGTATCCGGCATCAAAAAATCTTTCCCCTATTTTTTGATACTGGATTTTACTGTCTTAAGGTTTTATACTGTAATTAATGCGCTATTTTACTAAAGTATTTGTTTTATGCTTCATGCTTTTGAACTGTACATTATTGTTAAATGGCTGTTTTGATATTGCTTTGAATGATCAAGACCCCAATGATTACCTTGACCCCAATCTTGTAACACCAACCCCTCCTCCAACGGGTGGACCTACCCCAACATTTGAAGATGATGTCCTACCGGCTTTTGCTTCTGCCTCATGTACCAGTTCTGGGTGTCACGGTAATGGTGCAGTCCAAGTGGCTGTTTCCAATCCTCCGGGTTTAAACTTTCAAATTGGCGATGGCGCCCCCAGTGGGCCCAATGAGGATACAGCTCAATATCTGTATGACTATTTATTGGGTAACAATGGTAACACCCTTTATGTCAATACCAACTCTCCTCAAAACAGTTATCTTTTAAATTATCCTCAATCAACTGGCAGTTCCCATGCTGGCGGGCCTAGTGCTTGGGGAGGAACCAGCAGTAACAACTACCAAACAGTATTGGCTTGGATACAAGCTGGGGCTCCATTTTGATCTTTTCCTAAGGGGGGATCTTGCTCGCTTTTCGTTGGTAATCGAATATGCTTTTACCAAACATCGCTAGATTATTTTTATGCAACATAAAGGCCTTGAGGGCGCAAGCCCGATCAGCCGAATGTTCATAAAAATAATTTTGCTTGCTTTGATGGAACTACGCTGTTTTAAAAATGCCTTGTAGCACGTCTTTCAACTGATCTGGGTTGATCAATTTTTTTTCTTGTTCTGTCCGTTGTTTAATTTCTACTTTACCCTCAGCTAAGGCTTTTGCACCCACTGTAATTTGCACGGGAATGCCTAAAAGATCGGCGTCTTTAAACTTCCCGCCCGCACCCATCTTGCGATCATCGTACAAGACATCATAGCCCAAAGACTTTAACTGCTCGTACAAGGTATCCGCTGTGTCTTGAACTTGCCCGGGTTTGCTATCAGTACTGATTAAGTAAATATCAAAAGGCGCCAAGGCTTTGGGCCAAACAATCCCATATTCATCATGATTTTGCTCAATGGCAGCGGCAGCCGTTCTGGCAATACCAATTCCATAACAGCCCATGACCATAGGCTTTTGTTTGCCATCTTCATCTAAAAAGTTTGCGCCTAAACTTTCACTGTATTTGGTCCCAAGCTTAAATACATGGCCCACTTCAATACCGCGTTCAATATTAATGGGGTTTTTGCACTTTGGACAAGCATCGCCGGCTTTGACTTCACTAAGTAAAACATGATGATCCAAATTAAAATCTTGTCCTGCAACAACGCCACTTGTGTGGTAGCCTTGCTCATTGGCACCACTGGTGTAAGCTTGGTCTTTAACAATAAATTTATCCACAATCACTGCTGCCAGTTGCTCGGTTTTTAAATTTTGTGGGCCAATGGAGCCTGGATAAACACCCACCAATTGCTTTACTTTTTCTTCTTCTGGCAAGCGCATATGTTGACCTTTAAGATAACGGAGCAAAGCAATTTCATTGAGCTCTCTATCCCCTGGCAAGACCACCGCATAAAATTTAGAATCCACTTCCACAATTAAAGTCTTTAAAACGGTGTTGAGTTCAATGTTTAAAAAATCAGCCACCTCTTTGGTTTTTTTCATGTCCGGGGTATGAATCTTTTTTTGCTCTATCTTATTTGGATTGTTTACTGTTTGATCAATGAACGCATCAGCTTTTTCACTGTTGGCAGCATAGTCACAGTTGCTGCATACCAAAACAGCGTCTTCCCCGGTCTGAGCCATGACCATAAACTCTTGCGAGAGTTGCCCCCCAATATTGCCAGAGTCTGCTTCAACAGCTTTAAAGCGTACACCACAACGGGTAAAAATATTTTGGTAGGCCTTGAACATTTTTTGATAACTCTCATCTGCCGCTTCAGAGCTAACATCAAAACTGTAGGCATCTTTCATGGTGAATTCACGTGAGCGCATCACACCAAAGCGGGGCCGCACTTCATCTCTAAATTTGGTTTGAATTTGATAGAGATTCACCGGCAATTGCTTGTAGGATTGAATTTCACGGCGCACCAAATCCGTAATAGCTTCTTCATGCGTGGGTGCAAAACAATAGTCTCTGTCTTTTCTGTCCTTGATTCTTAACAGTTCTTTGCCAGTGCTTTCCCAACGGCCGCTTTCTTCCCATAATTCTTTGGGGTGAATGGCCGGTAAACTTACTTCCATGGCGCCGGCCGCGTTCATCTCTTCCCGGACCAGCTGTTCTACTTTACGAAACACTTTTAAACCCAAAGGCAAAACATCATAAATGCCGGCAGCCAATTGCCTGATCATGCCAGCTCTAAGCATCAGTTGATGGCTAACAATCTCAGCTTCAGCTGGAACTTCTTTCTGTGTAGGGCAAAAAAACTGTGAAAACTTCATGTCTGCCCTATAACACAGATTGCCAGTTTTTCTTACAATTACTTAAGCATAAAACGTATAGGTGGATTACTCACAAACAAGCTTTTTGGATTCACGTTTTTTTGTGCATTGTGTGGCTGAGCACATGCCACCTTGGGCATAACAGCCAAAAGTGTTGCAACCGCCGCCTGCCTCGTAACAGCCAAAGGTATTACAACCCCCTCCAGGTTCATAACAGCCAAAGGTATTGCAACCACCGCCCTCAGGGTAATTGCCAAAAACATTGTGATTGTCACATTGATAAGCCCTGGGTGCTTCTTCAATCACTTCTTCTATCATTGAAGCCTCTCCACACATACAAATGGCGTGTTCATTTTTATAAGCTTGAACGGAACACACACCATTGGCACCGTCGTTAGAACAAACAGAGCCTACAAAAGAACGCTTACAGCTGGCTTCTGAATAGCGTTTTGAGCAGGTCTGTACACCATTTTCAGCCTCTGTATCATTCACAACTATTTTAATTTGTGGTAGCTTAATGTTTAAATTTTCCTGCGCTAACGCGCTAACCAAAACAAATCCCAAAAGCAGCAAATAATTAACTCTCATTTTTTCTCCCAATACCCTTTAAAAAATATAAAGTACCATTAAGACAAGCACAATGGCCAAACTTAACACATCTTTCATGACAGCACTCCTTTTTGTTTAAACCTGTTTATCATGCTGTGTTAGTACCGTATTCAGATGAACCTAAAATGAACAACCTAAAAAGTTTTTCCTCTGTATTTTTGCTGAATATGGTACAATAGACTTATCTTATTAAGCATTACATATCTGTATGTCTTATTCCATACACAAGAACTTTTACCTATTTTAGGTCATCCGGATTTTATCCAACAAAGGAGTTTTATTTGAAAAAACCAAAATTAATCAAACATGCATCGCATAACCCAGATCATGTCTTTGAACTCTCTTATCCAGAATACGCACAGAGTTTATTTGGAGAAAATGATAGCAATCTTAAATTGATAGAAAAAACCTTTAATGTTGATATTTTACCGCGTGGAACCCAACTGCATTTTCAGGGCAATCCGCAAAACATTAGAAAATCTATTGAAACGCTAAAGCAACTACAAGATATCTTGGTTAAACAGAAAAGGCTGGCACAAAGAGACATAGATATGTTGATTCGTGGCGCTCAACATGGAGAAGACACCCAAATCAAAGATTATTATGATCACTCATTGGGGCAAAATAAACTGAATCAAGCCATTACACCTAAAACTGAAAACCAAAAAATTTACATTGATACTTTACAAAAGTCCGATATTGTTTTTGCTTGGGGTCCAGCAGGAACCGGTAAAACTTATTTGGCCATGGCCATGGCGGTCGCTGCTTTACAAAAACGTTTGGTTAAAAAAATTATTCTCACCCGCCCTGCCGTGGAAGCTGGAGAAAAACTGGGCTTTCTACCCGGTGACTTGGCAGAAAAAGTAAACCCCTACTTGCGTCCTTTATTGGATGCTTTGCATGATATGGTAGAAGCTGAGCGTGCATTCTCTTTGATTGAACGCGGTATTATTGAAGTTGCTCCCTTAGCGTTTATGCGCGGACGCACACTCAACAATGCTTTTGTGATTTTAGATGAAGCACAAAACACCACGGCCGCCCAAATGAAAATGTTTTTAACCCGCCTAGGTTTTGGCAGTAAAGCTGTGATTACCGGTGATGTCACTCAAATAGATTTACCCAGAGGTGATGTTTCTGGCTTGGTTGAAGCCTTGGATATCTTAAAAAATGTCCCTGGCATTGGTTTTGCCAAACTGGATAGAAAAGATGTGGTGCGTAACCCCTTGGTGCAAAAAATAGTTGAAGCTTACGAATTAAACACATAAAAGCATAATGTGCGTAATCAACATCATGTTTTAACATCGAGTGAACACCCTGATTGGGAAATTTTTGAACACCAAGCCCAATTTGATTTGT
Coding sequences within:
- a CDS encoding proline--tRNA ligase produces the protein MKFSQFFCPTQKEVPAEAEIVSHQLMLRAGMIRQLAAGIYDVLPLGLKVFRKVEQLVREEMNAAGAMEVSLPAIHPKELWEESGRWESTGKELLRIKDRKDRDYCFAPTHEEAITDLVRREIQSYKQLPVNLYQIQTKFRDEVRPRFGVMRSREFTMKDAYSFDVSSEAADESYQKMFKAYQNIFTRCGVRFKAVEADSGNIGGQLSQEFMVMAQTGEDAVLVCSNCDYAANSEKADAFIDQTVNNPNKIEQKKIHTPDMKKTKEVADFLNIELNTVLKTLIVEVDSKFYAVVLPGDRELNEIALLRYLKGQHMRLPEEEKVKQLVGVYPGSIGPQNLKTEQLAAVIVDKFIVKDQAYTSGANEQGYHTSGVVAGQDFNLDHHVLLSEVKAGDACPKCKNPINIERGIEVGHVFKLGTKYSESLGANFLDEDGKQKPMVMGCYGIGIARTAAAAIEQNHDEYGIVWPKALAPFDIYLISTDSKPGQVQDTADTLYEQLKSLGYDVLYDDRKMGAGGKFKDADLLGIPVQITVGAKALAEGKVEIKQRTEQEKKLINPDQLKDVLQGIFKTA
- the mfd gene encoding transcription-repair coupling factor codes for the protein MKKVFTGLLGPAYAKTFLEQIYQSGKQHVLLLPDENAVQNLLEDLKFFLKFHHNQKKLKVFAYPGKESLFKSKHFLEDQRDMQERIKVLHALVHKKADIILVPVMALSQVTIPIDVLKSNSLHLSVQQEIDREHLIERLVSIGYEQVTQVDAKGQFSVRGSIVDVFLSQARVPYRLEFFADEIESIRSFDVFNQKSLDELKQIDVVPSSEILLNKAISDLARKNIKNYVDAREIPASKRTNILLALDEQQFLPIYHDLLPVFYGQQHSILDYIKQDENAVWLSVDPLVLKRSQKKLEDKLLEKNDQQDHAEVRCFPQEHFIEAQKNFKLWDEKTHFVLQDILSHEDTAQFNHVVIEKNIQDLAKLRHALKIEHKKQEPLKPLLKLIDDQKNQQRVIFIVCEQENDAHKLKNILQHHDLSVALLAEGETKKTVQDIVLCLGSLSESFVDLDSNDVFISSKDIFGSKKKVVQQKVQEAQQFGSLQDLSKGDYIVHIDHGVGVYQGLERIKFNNLENDFLKIEYAGQDKLFLPVYRLNRIHKYVGGEGRKPSLDKLGQNSTWEKTKAKAKKAVEEMAQELIELYAKRQLASGKAYQPADEMYKAFESDFPFEETPDQLKTIDDIAQDLESSKPMDRLVCGDVGFGKTEIALRAAFRTVEEGKQTAVLVPTTILCQQHYETFKERMQGYPVKVDFLSRFQSKAAQKKIVDQLAKGELDIVVGTHRLLSKDIKFKNLGLLVLDEEHRFGVKHKETIKSYRNQVNVLTLTATPIPRTLQLSMTGIRDLSIINTPPLDRKSVKTFLCKNDDALIRDAIRKELARKGQVFFLHNRVDTMDAQWLHLKTLVPEARIEYAHGQMDEKILEQKMLGFIKKEFDVLLSTTIIESGVDVPNANTMIINRADCFGLAQLYQLRGRVGRSDKEAYTYLMIPGEDIISSDALKRLRALQRFTDLGSGLKIAMHDLEIRGAGNMLGSAQSGHAAEIGFELYASLLEREVRKLKGESQTEEEIEPEIQTTLPAYFPEEYVRDTGERLVLYKRFSAAKDEQALESLVAEVRDRFGPIPRTVENLVEVIQLKIVAKNCGVSVLRISDEGPSIEFSDKAPINMDKLLKQVKRNEKIQLHPDQRLSISIDHDMDAFKETKAFLKSVV
- a CDS encoding PhoH family protein; translated protein: MKKPKLIKHASHNPDHVFELSYPEYAQSLFGENDSNLKLIEKTFNVDILPRGTQLHFQGNPQNIRKSIETLKQLQDILVKQKRLAQRDIDMLIRGAQHGEDTQIKDYYDHSLGQNKLNQAITPKTENQKIYIDTLQKSDIVFAWGPAGTGKTYLAMAMAVAALQKRLVKKIILTRPAVEAGEKLGFLPGDLAEKVNPYLRPLLDALHDMVEAERAFSLIERGIIEVAPLAFMRGRTLNNAFVILDEAQNTTAAQMKMFLTRLGFGSKAVITGDVTQIDLPRGDVSGLVEALDILKNVPGIGFAKLDRKDVVRNPLVQKIVEAYELNT